A single window of Anopheles moucheti chromosome 2, idAnoMoucSN_F20_07, whole genome shotgun sequence DNA harbors:
- the LOC128310089 gene encoding protein AF-9 produces the protein MSVKICFEIGHVASVKSRPTAEGYTHDWELFVRGLDGNDISHFVDKVVFNLHESFPKPKRVFKEPPYLVKEAGYAGFILPVEIYFKNRDDPKKTVYNYDLDLTPAKNQREEYVFHHPSDDFRRKLLKGGGLLISGSSTGSSGNNVSNDYKSNRGSSSHNSGGTSAGTERSSSSSSSQDKKSKSKTSSSVDDTKGQFADLFGSPFSHKSSGGGGGGSGNSKVSPDPKQSSTSKTSPVGVNSVSGKGQSGQKPSSDSRTTLPNSSTSSSMSASSNSTAKDKDKSSSSKHKHSSPNKEGKKSSNSASLSVAGGSGPAEEKHSKDKKDKSHSKERDKGGRDKNAMNSSSGTGSSGGGSNSNSQQSLTSSVSMKRPTVTASPKRSSTSSTNSNNSVSNNSSNSTVPNIGSGVSAGSGGPSGSKSSDSKRSASEKEKKSSKKERKSYEKDKERTNESSNQRKADRSGETQQKLQANTTFASGPGLPKGEPPSLGSGKSSSSSNSGNKTSSNNTAASHDLVKDGTTAKASASARESSNISNSAAASSVGYSKDKKIHQNVGDSISKPDPSGSTLTTVPSIKASEKLDKDREKDEARKHKHKKKDKTKDKEKDRSSVGKDKKDRKDKDKPTGGVDPSGKGSNYLTPTRESIGGGSDSIGVVKSKSHNNTGNDSSAKSTGHDRDKSSSAGHLFSGTATGARQAAGSQGMKSGTPVEPATGPGSGEENSNESDTVTTGGNGGGDNSRAPSTLPTEKDSEASNSSIADLLPVGGGSSSSHQQRPPSATSSGTTGSGSRTAESGDKYHHHKGKKDKSSRGPTGSAATPPVETKDSSSNVGEPIKRRKRKNKDVDVEKTKDNVAELTTTTTGFSKERRSPSPPSPPASSNSLMEPPTKIPKKEEHPHLGSATAGKATVLDTMDHPLNNNNNNNNFKQSIAGGGSAPDDNGTSSSSNLGGSGTSVGGSGMVGTNAVSLTGDYMLELKDLQQKIMTLQDNSELQRVVEMIAATGCYEITSATFDFDLCALDLMTVRRLQNFFATS, from the exons ATGTCGGTGAAGATCTGTTTCGAAATTGGCCATGTGGCCTCCGTCAAAAGTAGGCCAACGGCGGAAGGTTACACGCACGATTGGGAGTTATTTGTTCGCGGTTTGGACGGGAACGATATAAGCCACTTCGTTGACAAGGTGGTCTTCAATCTGCACGAATCCTTCCCGAAACCGAAACGAG ttttcaaagaacCTCCGTACTTGGTGAAGGAGGCCGGTTATGCCGGTTTCATACTCCCGGTGGAAATTTACTTCAAAAATCGCGACGACCCGAAAAAGACAGTTTACAACTATGATCTTGATCTAACGCCAGCCAAAAATCAGCGCGAAGAGTACGTGTTTCATCATCCGTCGGACGATTTTCGGCGAAAGTTGCTAAAGGGTGGCGGATTACTCATATCAGGAAGCAGTACCGGAAGTTCCGGCAATAACGTCAGCAATGATTACAAAAGCAACCGTGGCAGCAGTAGTCACAACAGTGGTGGCACTAGCGCCGGTACGGAACGGTCGTCAAGCAGCAGTTCGTCGCAGGACAAAAAATCTAAATCAAAAACATCCTCCTCGGTCGATGATACGAAGGGACAGTTTGCGGACCTGTTTGGATCACCATTTTCTCACAAATCaagtggcggtggtggtggcggaagTGGCAACAGTAAAGTATCACCCGATCCGAAACAATCGTCTACCAGCAAAACATCACCGGTGGGTGTTAATAGCGTTAGTGGCAAAGGACAGTCCGGGCAGAAACCTTCGTCCGACTCTAGGACGACGCTACCCAACTCTTCCACGTCCTCATCCATGTCTGCTTCGTCGAATTCTACAGCGAAGGATAAAGACAAATCATCCTCCTCGAAACACAAACATTCGAGTCCCAACAAAGAAGGCAAAAAATCGTCCAACTCCGCATCGCTATCGGTGGCGGGAGGCAGTGGGCCGGCAGAGGAAAAGCACAGTAAGGACAAGAAAGACAAAAGTCATTCGAAGGAGCGCGATAAAGGTGGCAGAGATAAGAATGCGATGAACAGTAGTTCCGGTACTGGTAGTAGCGGCGGAGGAAGTAACAGCAACTCACAACAATCCCTGACCTCCTCCGTATCGATGAAGCGGCCAACCGTAACAGCCAGTCCAAAGCGGTCCAGCACTAGCAGCACAAATAGCAATAATAGCGTAAGCAACAACAGTAGCAATTCTACAGTTCCTAATATAGGTAGTGGAGTGTCCGCCGGATCCGGTGGTCCATCCGGGAGTAAAAGCTCAGACAGTAAAAGGAGTGCtagcgagaaagagaaaaagagcagCAAAAAGGAGAGGAAAAGCTATGAAAAGGATAAGGAACGTACTAACGAATCGTCCAACCAACGAAAGGCGGATCGCAGCGGTGAAACGCAACAGAAGCTGCAAGCAAACACGACTTTCGCTTCGGGCCCTGGCTTACCGAAAGGGGAACCACCCTCGCTAGGAAGTGGGAAATCATCCTCTTCTTCTAATTCTGGAAATAAGACTAGCTCCAACAATACTGCAGCTTCGCATGATCTTGTCAAAGATGGGACGACTGCTAAAGCATCTGCATCCGCTCGTGAATCTTCCAACATTTCCAATTCCGCTGCTGCCAGCAGTGTCGGGTATTCAAAGGataaaaaaatccatcaaaaTGTTGGCGATTCTATCTCGAAACCGGACCCTTCTGGAAGTACCTTAACAACGGTGCCTTCTATTAAGGCATCAGAAAAGCTGGACAAGGATCGGGAAAAGGATGAAGCACGaaagcacaaacacaaaaagaaagacaaaacGAAGGACAAAGAGAAGGACCGATCTTCCGTGGGAAAGGATAAAAAGGATAGAAAAGACAAGGATAAACCTACCGGAGGGGTTGATCCCTCGGGCAAGGGATCGAACTATTTGACACCTACACGCGAAAGTATTGGTGGCGGAAGTGATAGTATCGGTGTGGTAAAAAGCaaatcacacaacaacaccggCAATGACTCGTCAGCGAAATCAACTGGACACGATCGGGACAAGTCATCGTCCGCGGGCCATCTTTTCTCCGGTACCGCAACTGGTGCCCGGCAGGCTGCCGGTTCGCAAGGTATGAAATCAGGCACACCAGTTGAACCAGCGACCGGACCAGGCAGTGGTGAAGAGAATTCGAATGAATCGGATACAGTGACCACCGGAGGTAACGGTGGTGGCGATAATAGCCGCGCTCCGTCAACTTTGCCGACCGAAAAAGACTCGGAAGCGTCGAACAGCAGTATCGCGGACTTGTTACCGGTCGGTGGTGGGTCATCTTCGTCCCACCAACAAAGACCACCGTCGGCAACTTCGTCCGGTACAACGGGGTCAGGTAGTAGGACGGCTGAATCTGGCGATAAATACCATCACCATAAAGGCAAAAAGGATAAAAGCTCTAGAGGACCAACTGGTTCTGCCGCTACTCCACCGGTCGAGACGAAGGACAGCAGTTCCAACGTTGGAGAACCGATTAAAAGACGGAAGCGAAAAAATAAGGACGTAGATGtagagaaaacaaaagacaaTGTGGCTGAGCTAACCACGACGACCACAGGGTTTTCAAAGGAACGGCGCAGTCCCTCGCCACCGTCTCCTCCGGCATCGTCCAACAGTTTAATGGAACCACCGACTAAAATACCAAAGAAGGAGGAACATCCGCATCTCGGTTCGGCGACAGCTGGTAAAGCCACGGTCCTGGACACAATGGATCACCCACtgaacaataacaacaataacaacaacttCAAGCAATCGATAGCTGGTGGTGGTTCTGCGCCGGATGATAATGGTACCAGCTCAAGTAGTAATCTCGGCGGAAGTGGAACGAGTGTCGGTGGTTCTGGTATGGTGGGGACGAATGCCGTCTCGCTCACCGGTGATTACATGCTAGAGCTGAAGGATCTGCAGCAAAAAATAATGACGCTTCAGGACAACTCGGAACTGCAgcgagtggtggagatgataGCGGCAACCGGATGTTACGAAATTACGAGCGCTACCTTCGATTTCGATCTCTGTGCGTTGGACCTTATGACGGTGCGGCGATTGCAGAATTTTTTCGCCACGTCCTGA
- the LOC128305812 gene encoding cytochrome c oxidase assembly protein COX16 homolog, mitochondrial, whose product MNSLQQKFLYYSRRKSFRYGVPFLLLIVGGSFGLQQFAQLRYTFSKKGSLTRQEAEKFGINMKKKEDVTLEGEYEKIKKLDIEHWDNIRGPRPWEETTSTSEQH is encoded by the exons ATGAATTCGTTACAGCAAAAGTTTCTGTATTATAGTAGACGAAAATCGTTTCGATACggtgttccttttttgctgctgattGTGGGCGGTTCATTCGGCTTGCAACAATTTGCACAGCTTAG GTACACTTTCTCCAAGAAAGGGTCCTTAACGAGGCAGGAAGCGGAAAAGTTTGGCATTAACATGAAGAAAAAGGAGGACGTCACTCTCGAAGGCGAGTACGAAAAGATCAAGAAGCTAGATATTGAGCATTGGGATAACATACGAGGGCCGCGACCATGGGAGGAAACAACCTCAACCAGTGAGCAGCACTGA